TATTTAATGATTATGCACGTCGTATTAATGAACTTAAAACAAAAGATAAAAACTTAGATGGTAATGATATTCGTGAAGGTTTAACAGCTGTTGTGTCTGTTCGTATTCCAGAAGAATTATTGCAATTTGAAGGACAAACGAAATCTAAATTGGGTACTTCTGAAGCTAGAAGTGCTGTTGATTCAGTTGTTGCAGACAAATTGCCATTCTATTTAGAAGAAAAAGGACAATTGTCTAAATCACTTGTGAAAAAAGCGATTAAAGCACAACAAGCAAGGGAAGCTGCACGTAAAGCTCGTGAAGATGCTCGTTCAGGTAAGAAAAACAAGCGTAAAGACACTTTGCTATCTGGTAAATTAACACCTGCACAAAGTAAAAACACTGAAAAAAATGAATTGTATTTAGTCGAAGGTGATTCTGCGGGAGGTTCAGGAAAACTTGGACGAGACCGCAAATTCCAAGCGATATTACCATTACGTGGTAAGGTAATTAATACAGAGAAAGCACGTCTAGAAGATATTTTTAAAAATGAAGAAATTAATACAATTATCCACACAATCGGGGCAGGCGTTGGTACTGACTTTAAAATTGAAGATAGTAATTATAATCGTGTAATTATTATGACTGATGCTGATACTGATGGTGCGCATATTCAAGTGCTATTGTTAACATTCTTCTTCAAATATATGAAACCGCTTGTTCAAGCAGGTCGTGTATTTATTGCTTTACCTCCACTTTATAAATTGGAAAAAGGTAAAGGCAAAACAAAGCGAGTTGAATACGCTTGGACAGACGAAGAGCTTAATAAATTGCAAAAAGAACTTGGTAAAGGCTTCACGTTACAACGTTACAAAGGTTTGGGTGAAATGAACCCTGAACAATTATGGGAAACGACGATGAACCCAGAAACACGAACTTTAATTCGTGTACAAGTTGAAGATGAAGTGCGTTCATCTAAACGTGTAACAACATTAATGGGTGACAAAGTACAACCTAGACGTGAATGGATTGAAAAGCATGTTGAGTTTGGTATGCAAGAGGACCAAAGTATTTTAGATAATTCTGAAGTACAAGTGCTTGAAAATGATCAATTTGATGAGGAGGAAATCTAGTGAGTGAAATAATTCAAGATTTATCACTTGAAGATGTTTTAGGTGATCGCTTTGGAAGATATAGTAAATATATTATTCAAGAGCGTGCATTGCCAGATGTTCGTGATGGTTTAAAACCAGTACAACGTCGTATTTTATATGCAATGTATTCAAGTGGTAATACACACGATAAAAATTTCCGTAAAAGTGCGAAAACAGTCGGTGATGTTATTGGTCAATATCATCCACATGGAGACTCCTCAGTGTACGAAGCAATGGTCCGTTTAAGTCAAGACTGGAAGTTACGACATGTCTTAATAGAAATGCATGGTAATAATGGTAGTATCGATAATGATCCGCCAGCGGCAATGCGTTACACTGAAGCTAAGTTAAGCTTACTAGCTGAAGAGTTATTACGTGATATTAATAAAGAGACAGTTTCTTTCATTCCAAACTATGATGATACGACACTCGAACCAATGGTATTGCCATCAAGATTTCCTAACTTACTAGTGAATGGTTCTACAGGTATATCTGCAGGTTACGCGACAGATATACCACCACATAATTTAGCTGAAGTGATTCAAGCAACACTTAAATATATTGATAATCCGGATATTACAGTCAATCAATTAATGAAATATATTAAAGGTCCTGATTTTCCAACTGGTGGTATTATTCAAGGTATTGATGGTATTAAAAAAGCTTATGAATCAGGTAAAGGTAGAATTATAGTTCGTTCTAAAGTTGAAGAAGAAACTTTACGCAATGGACGTAAACAGTTAATTATTACTGAAATTCCATATGAAGTGAACAAAAGTAGCTTAGTAAAACGTATCGATGAATTACGTGCTGACAAAAAAGTCGATGGTATCGTTGAAGTACGTGATGAAACTGATAGAACTGGTTTACGAATAGCAATTGAATTGAAAAAAGATGTGAACAGTGAATCAATCAAAAATTATCTTTATAAAAACTCTGATTTACAGATTTCATATAATTTCAACATGGTCGCTATTAGTGATGGTCGTCCAAAATTGATGGGTATTCGTCAAATTATAGATAGTTATTTGAATCACCAAATTGAGGTTGTTGCAAATAGAACGAAGTTTGAATTAGATAATGCAGAAAAACGTATGCATATCGTTGAAGGTTTGATTAAAGCGTTGTCAATTTTAGATAAAGTAATCGAATTGATTCGTAGCTCTAAAAACAAGCGTGACGCTAAAGAAAACCTTATCGAAGTATACGAGTTCACAGAAGAACAGGCTGAAGCAATTGTAATGTTACAGTTATATCGTTTAACAAATACTGACATAGTTGCGCTTGAAGGTGAACATAAAGAACTTGAAGCATTAATCAAACAATTACGTCATATTCTTGATAACCATGATGCATTATTGAATGTCATAAAAGAAGAATTGAATGAAATTAAAAAGAAATTCAAATCTGAACGACTGTCTTTAATTGAAGCAGAAATTGAAGAAATTAAAATTGACAAAGAAGTTATGGTGCCTAGTGAAGAAGTTATTTTAAGTATGACACGTCATGGATATATTAAACGTACTTCTATTCGTAGCTTTAATGCTAGCGGTGTTGAAGATATTGGTTTAAAAGATGGTGACAGTTTACTTAAACATCAAGAAGTAAATACGCAAGATACCGTACTAGTATTTACAAATAAAGGTCGTTATCTATTTATACCGGTTCATAAATTAGCAGATATTCGTTGGAAAGAATTGGGACAACATGTATCACAAATAGTTCCTATCGAAGAAGATGAAGTGGTTATTAATGTCTTTAATGAAAAGGACTTTAATACAGATGCATTTTATGTTTTTGCGACTCAAAATGGCATGATTAAGAAAAGTACAGTGCCTCTATTTAAAACAACGCGTTTTAATAAACCTTTAATTGCTACTAAAGTTAAAGAAAATGATGATTTGATTAGTGTTATGCGCTTTGAAAAAGATCAATTAATTACCGTCATTACTAATAAAGGTATGTCATTAACGTATAATACAAGTGAACTATCAGATACCGGATTAAGGGCAGCTGGTGTTAAATCAATAAATCTTAAAGCTGAAGATTTCGTTGTTATGACAGAAGGTGTTTCTGAAAATGATACTATATTGATGGCCACACAACGCGGCTCGTTAAAACGTATTAGTTTTAAAATCTTACAAGTTGCTAAAAGAGCACAACGTGGAATAACTTTATTAAAAGAATTAAAGAAAAATCCACATCGTATTGTAGCTGCACATGTAGTGACAGGTGAACATAGTCAATATACATTATATTCAAAATCAAATGAAGAACATGGTTTAATTAATGATATTCATAAATCTGAACAATATACAAATGGCTCATTCATTGTAGATACAGATGATTTTGGTGAAGTAATAGACATGTATATTAGCTAAAAACTATATGCAATCACGAAATTAAATGATAAAATACAGTAATGTTAAATTTTGACTAAATTCAAGGGATTTATATTAAATGCTGACCAAGTACTTATCGTTAAATTAGCGATATACTTTGACCAAACTAATATAAATCTCTTGTATTGTATAAGAAATGATGATGTATCTCTATATTTACTGAAGGTTCAATTCGGTCTAATTTTATAGAAGGTACATGATTCATGTAGAGGATGCGAGGGGTTTATTTTGAAAGATTTCGATAGTTTAATACCTGGATGGTTTAAAGAATTTGTCCATGTTGGTACCGATTTAATATGGTCTCAATATTTAATTGGTCTATTATTGACAGCTGGATTCTTCTTTACGATTAGTTCTAAATTCGTTCAATTACGAATGTTACCTGAAATGTTTAGAGCTTTAGTAGAACGTCCAGAAACTTTAGAAGATGGTAAGAAGGGTATTTCGCCATTCCAAGCATTTGCGATTAGTGCTGGTTCGAGAGTTGGTACTGGTAATATTGCTGGTGTTGCGACTGCGATTGTTTTAGGCGGTCCAGGTGCAGTATTTTGGATGTGGGTTATTGCATTTATAGGTGCAGCGAGTGCATTTATAGAAGCGACTTTGGCTCAGGTTTATAAAGTACATGATAAAGATGGTGGATTCCGTGGTGGTCCAGCTTACTATATTACTAAAGGTTTAAATCAAAAATGGCTAGGTATCGTATTTGCGATTTTAATTACAATTACATTTGCATTTGTATTTAACACAGTGCAATCTAATACAATTGCGGAGTCGTTAAATACGCAATATAATATTAGTCCAGTAATCACAGGTATTATTTTAGCAATCGTAACAGCTATTATTATATTTGGTGGTGTACGTAGTATTGCTACGTTATCTTCGTTAATTGTACCGATTATGGCTATCATTTACATTGGTATGGTTTTAGTAATATTGCTATTTAATTTAGATCAAATTGTTCCTATGATAGGTACGATTATTAAAAGTGCATTTGGTATCGAACAAGTAACTGGTGGCGCTGTAGGTGCTGCGGTTCTTCAAGGTATCAAACGTGGTTTATTCTCTAACGAAGCTGGTATGGGTTCTGCGCCGAATGCAGCGGCAACTGCTGCCGTACCACACCCTGTTAAGCAAGGTTTAATCCAATCATTAGGTGTGTTCTTTGATACAATGTTGGTTTGTACAGCAACTGCAATCATGATTTTACTATATTCAGGACTGAAATTTGGTGATAACGCACCTCAAGGTGTTGCAGTTACTCAATCAGCACTTAATGAGCATTTAGGTTCTGCTGGAGGTATTTTCTTAACAATAGCAGTTACACTGTTTGCATTTTCATCTGTTGTAGGTAATTACTATTACGGTCAATCTAATATTGAATTTTTATCAACAAACCGTGTAATATTATTTATCTTTAGATGTCTTGTTGTAGTACTTGTCTTTGTCGGTGCAGTTGTAAAAACAGAAACAGTATGGAATACGGCAGACTTATTTATGGGCTTAATGGCAATTGTAAACATTATTTCCATTATAGGACTGTCCAATGTAGCTTTTGCATTGATGAAAGATTATCAAAAGCAGAAAAAAGAAGGCAAGAACCCTGTCTTTAAACCTGAAAACTTAGAAATTAACTTATTTGGAATTAGTGCTTGGGGCGCTAACAAATATAAGAACTCTGATAAATAAATATTTTTAATGTAACGATTCATTATATAAAAATCAAATAAACCCTGAGGTTTTCAAATTAAAGCGAAAATCTCAGGGTTTTAAATTTGTACTCAATTATCATCTGTATCATTACACTAGTTAATCTAAGATTTGATTATATATTAATATAGTAAGGTTGAGATTTATTTCCTCCATTGGTGTGCAAAGACTATACCATTGATAAGACATATTGTTGGATAGATGAATATAAATTTGTTTTAGCTTTGCACAATTTAATAGTACGTTTTAGTTTGTATTGAGTATTAATTCAGATAATATATAAATAAATAGAATTATTTGTAAATATGGGAGTCAGATTTTTTTATTATAGTTATTCCACTTTGAGAGACATCGAAATTAAATTAAGATATATCATATAGGATAGGCGTGTAATAGAACACAAGTATTTAAATTATTATACTTTCAAGTTAGACATTTCCGATATATAATCTTAATAATAGAAAAATAGGTGATGATAATGGGAGAATATATTGTTACTAAAACATTGAACAACAATGTCGTAGTATGTACTAATAATGATCAAGAAGTTATTTTAATCGGTAAAGGTATTGGTTTTAACAAAAAAGAGGGAATGGCGTTAAACGACCAAACTATTACAATAGAGAAAATTTATAAATTAGAAAGTGAGCAACAAAAAGCACATTATAAAAGTTTAGTTGAAATCGCTGATGATAATGTATTACAAGTAATTATTGATTCGTTGAATTTTATTTCTAATACTGCGATGAATGTTGATTCAAAACAACTTGTAGTTTCATTAACGGATCATATTATATTTGCTTATAAACGCTTAAAACAAAATCAAGTTATTAGCAATCCATTTGTTATGGAAACTATGCAGTTATATAGTGATGCATATCATATTGCTAAACAGGTGATTGATCAGTTAAATGCAGCATTAGATGTACATTTTCCTGAAGATGAGATAGGATTTATTGCATTACATATTGCATCTAATACAGAAGATTTATCTATGCATGAGATGACCTTGATCAATAATGTTATTAAAAAAGGTATAGATATCATTGAATCAGACCTTGTGACAACTGTTGATAAGGAATCATTACAATACCAACGTTTTATAAGGCACGTACAATTTTTAATTCGCCGATTAAGAAGAAAAGAATATATACATGCACAAGATGATTTTGTGTCTATGATTAAAAATCACTATCCGATTTGCTATAACACAGCATATAAAATTTTAACTATGATACAAAAACAATTTGATGTTAATATCAGTGAGTCTGAAATTATATATTTAACATTACACATTCATCATTTTGAAGAAAGGATTAATCAATCCTAAATTAAGTGTATTACACGGGCGTTTCGTTACTGTAAAGGGTATTTGTATGGTATCATTGATGTTAGTAATTTTACATAAGTGGACTGTTTTTATACAACATCTTATGAATATTTTAAGTGGTGGTGAATCTATAATTGAATGAAAATGAAAAGAATATAAGAAAGAATTTTTTAAAATTTACCGAATCACGGTATATGAAGTTTGTTGGTGGGAATGATTTAGTCTTCTCATTAATAGCGCTAGTATTGTTGGGTATTGTTATTTTTATTTTCGAAAAAGTATCATATGTTTTTGATCCTTTTATCATCGTTTTTAAGACGATAGCAGCACCTATCATCGTCTCTTTAATTCTATTCTATCTATTTAACCCAATCGTAAATATGATGGAACGTTATAGAATACCAAGAGTTGCAGGTATTTCTATTATTTATCTAGCTGTAGTAGGTGTTATTACGTTAATTGTTAATTTATTGATACCTATTATTGGTTCGCAAGTAGATAGTTTAGTTAAAAATTCACCGCAATATCTAGAAAAATTAATTAATTCTATTGATAAAATAGCAAATAATACGTTTTTCTCTTCGTATTATAGTCAAATTAATGATTGGTTAAATTCTTTACCTAAGAAAATACCATCTATGTTAAGTGAATTTACAGATGGCTTTGGGTCTAAAATTGCAACGTTTGCAGAAACGATTGCTAATATTGGCGTTGTGATTGTCACAACACCATTTGTACTATTCTTTATGCTTAAAGATGGACATCACTTCAAAGAATTTTCAACGAATATTATGCCACCGAAATTCCGAAAAGATTTTCATGATCTACTTGAAAAAATGAGTGTTCAAGTTGGTTCATACATTCAAGGACAAATTATCGTTTCATTCTGTATCGGTATACTGTTGTTTATCGGTTATTCGGTTATCGGGTTGAAATATAGCTTAGTATTAGCTAGTATTGCGGCAGTTACAAGTGTTGTACCATATTTAGGGCCTACTATAGCGATTTCTCCAGCTATTGTAATAGCTGCTATAACATCGCCGTGGATGCTCTTAAAATTAGCAGTAGTATGGACTTTAGTACAATTTGTTGAAGGGCACTTCATTTCACCAAATATCATGGGTAAAACACTTAAGATTCATCCACTTACAATCATTTTCATTTTACTGTGTGCAGGCAAATTGCTTGGTATTGTAGGCGTTATTTTAGGTATTCCGGGATATGCTATTTTAAAAGTATTAGTTACTCATTTATTCCAATTATTTAAACGTCGATACAATCGTTTCTATGGTAATGATGTAGGTGAATATGATATTAAAGAAAGTAATAAAATAGTTGAATAAGTAATAAAAAATACCAATGACTATATGTTTGTTGGTATTTTTTATGGTGCTTATAATGTTGGGCAGTTACATTTATGATTATCAGCACATGTTTAGCTTATAAATTTTTACGAAAGTTTAGCCGTTTATAAAGCACATGCATAATGAAACGAGTATTTGCCACTTGATTAGTACTTCATTATTATGTCGAAAATAAAAATAAGTGGTATTTTTAATATATTAAGAAGCACTCATAATCGGCTGTTAATTAATAATATTTTTCATAAGTATTGATTCATCATTTTCTTTATGTTAAATATGAATCAGTATAGATAACCATATTGTTCTGTTTGAGATAGAAATATTTTCTATTTACTTCTTAATACAGATATCAATATGACAAAAGTGTTATATAAATCAAAGGTAAATGATATGCTATTTTTATGGTTTATATGATATATTTTGATTTATAACAGAAATAATTAGAATTGATGTGAAAAAATGAATCAGGAAGTTAAAAACAAAATATTTTCAATCTTAAAAATTACGTTTGCTACAGCTTTATTTATTTTTGTAGCAATCACATTGTATCGGGAGTTATCTGGTATTAACTTTAAAGATACGTTGGTTGAATTTAGTAAGATTAACCGTATGTCCTTAGTGTTACTATTTATTGGTGGTGGGGCATCGCTTGTTATTCTATCAATGTATGATGTGATTTTATCTAGAGCTTTAAAAATGGATATATCCTTAGGCAAAGTTTTAAGAGTAAGTTATATCATCAATGCATTGAATGCGATTGTAGGTTTCGGTGGCTTTATTGGTGCAGGCGTTAGAGCAATGGTTTATAAAAACTATACGCATGATAAAAAGAAATTAGTTCACTTTATATCCTTAATACTTATTTCAATGTTGACAGGTTTAAGCTTATTATCATTGCTAATTGTATTCCATGTTTTCGATGCATCTTTAATCTTAGATAAGATTACATGGGTAAGATGGGTATTATATGTAGTGTCATTTTTCTTACCATTATTCATTATTTATTCAATGGTTAGACCACCCGATAAAAACAATCGTTTTGTAGGATTGTACTGCACTTTAGTGTCGTGTGTTGAATGGTTAGCAGCTGCAGTTGTATTATATTTCTGTGGTGTAATTGTTGACGCTCATGTATCATTCATGTCCTTTATTGCAATATTTATCATTGCTGCATTATCAGGTTTAGTCAGCTTTATTCCTGGTGGTTTCGGCGCTTTCGATTTAGTTGTATTACTAGGATTTAAAACTTTAGGTGTCCCTGAGGAAAAAGTATTATTAATGCTACTTCTATATCGTTTTGCGTACTATTTTGTACCGGTAATTATTGCATTAATTTTATCATCATTTGAATTTGGTACATCAGCTAAGAAGTACATTGAGGGATCTAAATACTTTATTCCTGCTAAAGATGTTACGTCATTTTTAATGTCTTATCAAAAGGATATTATTGCTAAAATTCCATCATTATCATTAGCAATTTTAGTATTCTTTACAAGTATGATCTTTTTTGTAAATAACTTAACGATTGTTTACGATGCTTTATATGATGGAAATCACTTAACGTATTATATTCTATTGGCAATTCATACTAGTGCTTGTTTATTACTTTTACTGAATGTAGTTGGTATTTATAAGCAAAGTAGACGTGCCATTATCTTTGCTATGATTTCAATTTTATTAATCACAGTGGCGACATTCTTCACTTACGCTTCATATATTTTAATAACATGGTTAGCTATTATTTTTGTTCTGCTTATTGTAGCTTTCCGTAGAGCACGTAGGTTGAAACGCCCAGTAAGAATGAGAAATATAGTTGCAATGCTTTTATTCAGTTTATTTATTTTATATGTTAACCATATATTTATTGCTGGAACGTTATATGCATTAGATATTTATACGATTGAAATGCATACATCTGTATTGCGCTATTACTTCTGGCTTACGATTTTAATCATCGCTATCATCATAGGTATGATTGCATGGTTGTTTGATTATCAATTTAGCAAAGTACGTATTTCTTCTAAAATTGAAGATTGCGAGGAGATTATTAATCAGTACGGCGGTAATTATTTGAGTCACTTGATATATAGTGGTGACAAGCAGTTTTTCACTAATGAAAATAAAACAGCATTTTTAATGTATCGTTATAAAGCAAGTTCATTAGTGGTTCTTGGAGATCCGTTAGGTGATGAAAATGCCTTTGATGAATTGTTAGAAGCATTCTATAATTACGCTGAGTATTTAGGCTATGATGTTATATTCTATCAAGTTACAGATCAACACATGCCTTTATATCATAATTTCGGTAACCAATTTTTCAAATTAGGTGAAGAAGCAATTATTGATTTAACGCAATTTTCAACTTCAGGTAAAAAACGCCGTGGATTTAGAGCGACTTTAAATAAATTCGATGAACTTAATATTTCGTTCGAAATTATTGAACCACCGTTTTCAACTGAATTTATAAATGAACTTCAACATGTAAGTGATTTATGGCTAGATAATCGTCAGGAAATGCATTTCTCTGTTGGTGAATTTAATGAAGAATACTTATCTAAAGCGCCAATTGGTGTAATGCGAAATGAAGAAAATGAAGTAATTGCATTTTGTAGTTTAATGCCAACATACTTTAATGATGCCATTTCAGTCGATTTAATTAGATGGTTGCCAGAGTTAGATTTACCATTAATGGATGGTCTATACTTGCATATGTTACTTTGGAGTAAAGAACAAGGTTATACAAAATTTAATATGGGTATGGCAACGTTATCGAACGTTGGTCAATTGCATTATTCATATTTAAGAGAACGACTTGCAGGCCGTGTCTTTGAACATTTCAACGGTCTATATCGTTTCCAAGGATTACGTCGTTATAAATCTAAATATAATCCGAATTGGGAACCACGCTTTTTAGTTTATCGTAAAGATAATTCGCTTTGGGAATCACTTTCTAAAGTAATGCGTGTAATACGTCACAAATAATTAAAATCCAAGTGCTAAGAGGTATACAGTTATGCCTGATGCGCTTGGATTTTTTGGTTTCTATAAAGAATGATTTATAAAAAACGGTACAGATAAGAATATTTAAGTTTCCTATCTGTACCGTATTTTAATATTGAAATGAGCTAAAGTTAAGTCGCCTAACTTTTATTATCAGTCCAATCAGTTTCATCAAGTATAAATGTTATTGCTTATTTTTGTATTCTTGGCGTATTTTTTGTTCTTCTGCATAGCGCTCTGGATTTTTCTTATAAAAATCTTGGTGATAGTCTTCGGCTTTGTAAAATTGTGACGCTGGTAATATTTTTGTTGCAATTGCCTTATCAGCATTAATCGTATTTTTAAGCTGCTCGATATAAGTCTCAGCGAGTTCTTTTTGATGATCATTAGTGTAGAAAATAGCTGTTTGATATTGAGGACCACGGTCTTGATATTGACCACCTGTATCTAATGGGTCAATGACTGAGAAAAATATTTCTAATAACTTATTGTATGAGAATAATGCAACATCATATTGAATTTCAACAGTTTCTAAATGACCACTCGTACCTGATTTTACTTGTTCGTAAGTAGGATTTTCAATATGTCCGCCCATATATCCAGAAGTTACTTTTTCTATGCCGTCAAAGGTGTCAAATGGTTTCGTCATACACCAAAAGCAACCTCCGGCAAAATAAGCTGTATTAATATTCATTTTTGACATCCTTTCATTAGACCTTAGTACGATTTATTAAGAAATCACTTGCTTTTTGAATTGTTTTTATATAACGTTAATATGTGATTATTATAGTACACAAAAATCTATTTTTGAAGATATAAGGTAGGTAAATATGGATAAAGAAACTAATGACAACGAATATAGACGTCAAAGTGAACATCGCACTTCGGCGCCTAAGCGAAAAAAGAAGAAGAAAATTAGGAAATTACCTATCATTCTTCTGATTGTTGTAATTTTACTTATCGCATTAGTTGTATATATTGTACATAGTTACAATAGCGGTGTAGAATATGCCAAGAAACATGCGAAAGATGTTAAAGTACATCAATTTAATGGACCAGTAAAAAATGATGGTAAAATTTCTATTCTTGTACTC
The genomic region above belongs to Staphylococcus aureus and contains:
- the msrA gene encoding peptide-methionine (S)-S-oxide reductase MsrA, whose protein sequence is MNINTAYFAGGCFWCMTKPFDTFDGIEKVTSGYMGGHIENPTYEQVKSGTSGHLETVEIQYDVALFSYNKLLEIFFSVIDPLDTGGQYQDRGPQYQTAIFYTNDHQKELAETYIEQLKNTINADKAIATKILPASQFYKAEDYHQDFYKKNPERYAEEQKIRQEYKNKQ